AGCAGCAAAAATCGCCGCTTTAAATCCTCAAGTAGAACTTCAAGTTGTTGACGGAAAATCTATCCTTGCTTTGATTCCTCGCGGATCAGTGGTGGCAGTGGCTGCGGTTTCTGGGGTTGAGCACGTTCAACCAAATCCTCAATTTGAATCTTTGCACTTTGCGATGGATGAAGACATCACAGGCACTGTGGTTGCCACTGCAGCCGGTGACTACACTGATTTAAAAGGTGATGAAACAGGAACACGAGTAATGAAATTTGATGCGGCATGGTCGCAAGGTTTCACGGGCCGTGGTCAAACAGTTTCAATGGCAGATACAGGTCTTGATTCTGGTAACATCGCGACAATCCACCAAGATTTCGCAGGCCAAGTCATTTCAGGATATCCTTTCGGATTATGGTCTAAAACTTGGGACGATCCAATGGGGCATGGTACCCACGTTGCTGGTTCAGTGATGGGTAACGGTAAAGCGTCTCGCGGTTTATTAAAAGGTGGAGCTTACGACGCTAACATGGTGGCTGAAGGTATGTGGTCGCCAATGCTTAAAAATCTAAGCGTTCCATCTAAACTTGGTGATCTATTCGCTAAAGCTTACGCTGACGGTGCTCGCGTACACACGAACTCTTGGGGTGGTGCTCGTACCTTTGGTGCTTACGATGCCTTCGCAATCCAAGTCGATGAGTGGACTGCTGCAAATCCCGATATGTTAGTTTTATTTGCAGCTGGTAACAGCGGCGCAGATAAAAACAAAGACGGCCGTATTGATGCAAATTCAATGGCTTCTCCAGGGACTGCAAAGAACGTTTTGACAGTAGGTGCTTCTGAAAACAAAACGACTTCTGGCGGTATCCAAGTTCCAATCAGCAAGTTGCGTGCAGCTAAAGATGAATGGCCAGCAGAACCAATCTACAGCGATTATATTTCCAACAACGAAAACGGTGTAGCGATGTTCTCTTCTCGCGGTCCTACAGTGGATGGCCGTATTAAGCCAGACATCGTAGCTCCAGGAACAAACATCCTTTCTGTTCGTGCACAAACAAACGGTGCATCTGAGCTTTGGGGTGCCTACAACAAAGATTACGCTTGGTCAGGTGGTACATCTATGGCGACTCCGCTAACTGCGGGTGCGGTAGCGATTGCTCGCCAAGTATTGATCGAAAAACACGGAATCCAAAATCCATCTGCTGCATTGATGAAAGCAACAATGATTCACACAGCAGTTGATATGTACCCAGGCCAATTCGGAGAGATCGGTGCTTCTCGTGGGCAAGAGTTACTGACTCGTCGCCCGAACTCTGATGAAGGTTACGGTCGCGTGGATGTTTCAAACATCGTAAACATCGGTGCTGAAACGAAATTGATCGACAATCGTCAAGGTGTTGCTCAAGGTGCGGAAGTTGTATACGAGTTCACATTGGCGCAAACAGGCAGCCTTTATGCGAACCTTGTTTGGACTGATGTCGCAGGTTCTGCGAATGCGGCTCAAGCGTTAGTAAATGACTTAGACTTAGTTTTGACTATGCCAAACGGTCAAACAATCAGCATGAACGATCACATCAACAATCTTGAGATGATCGAAAAATCGGGCTTACCTGCAGGTACTTACAAGTTAGCTGTAAAGGGGAATAAAATCCCTCAAGGTAAGAACGGAGCTCAAGCTTACGCATTGGTGTTCACTGCCAAATAACATTTCATTGGCATTATAAGTATCTGAATATACTGACGAAAAGGCTTGGGTAGTCCCGGGCCTTTTTGTTTTTGAAAATACCTGAAAATATTTCCAGACACGCCGCTCTGGTTTGATAACTTGTGTCAAATTTGATAGAACATTCGAGGTTGTGACTCTGTCCAATTTGAGCCTACTTCGACAAAGTTGAAGTTAAGCAGCGGAGGTATGAATGCAGACGTTTAATATCGGTGATAATGCAGTTTATCCCGGCTATGGCGTTGTAAAAGTGGTTTCTATTGAAGCCAAAGAAATGCTGGGCACCAAAGTTACTTTCTATAATATGCAGCTTGTCGACACTGGTCTTAAAATCATGATCCCTACAACAAACGTTAAATCAGCAGGTCTTCGCCCGATCATCTCTAAAGCTGAAGCGAATAAAGTTGTTGGTATCCTTAAAGAAAAAGACATCAAAATTGATAATCAAACTTGGAACCGTCGCTACCGTGAATACATGGAGAAAATCAAGACGGGTTCTGTGTTCGAAATTGCTGAAGTTTTACGCGATTTATTCCTTTTGAAAGCAGATAAAGAGCTTTCTTTTGGCGAACGCAAGATGCTTGATTCAGCTCGCAGCCTTCTTCTTAAAGAACTTACTTTGGCGACGAGCCAAGAAGAGCTTTTTAAGGAAGAAGAAGTAAAAGCAATCTTCGGAATCACAGGCTAGGCGCCGGTTTCGCTGAAAACGGCCCATCCGACTGCGTTGTCGGGCCTTGGCCTTCTCTCCGACGTAGCTCTGCTACGCCTCCGTTTCGGCCAAAACCCTCCGCCTTGCGGCTGAACCGTTTTGAGCGAAACCTCTTCCGGGGTGACATTCAAAATAAAAAGTAATAAGTTTTAGGCTTGGTTTTTTGACCAGGCCTTTTTTATTTACGGAGCTTCGATGACCTCTCAAATTTCTCCACATGTTCGTGTTCGTTTTGCACCATCACCTACGGGATATCTTCACGTCGGTGGAGCTCGAACAGCTCTTTATAATTATCTTTTTGCAAAAAAAAATAAGGGTGAATTTATTCTGCGTATTGAAGATACGGATGAAGCTCGGTCTACGGAAGAATCACTTCGTGGTGTGGTTGATGACTTAGTTTGGTTGAATCTTCTTTGGAATGAAGGTGTTGATCCGGTGACTTTGAAAGATCAAGGTCCTTTGGGGCCTTATCGCCAAAGTGAGCGTTTGGATATCTATAAAGAAGTTGCTGAAACTCTTCTGAAGCAAGGTAAGGCTTATTACTGCTTCATGACTGAAGAAGAAATCGAAAAACAAAGAGAAGAAGGCAAAGCGGCGGGTACGTTTGCTCACTTGAACTCTCCTTATCAAGATTGGTCATTGGAAAAAGCTTTAGAGCATTTGAAAGCGGGTAACAAAGCCGTTGTTCGTTTTAAAACTAAAGGCCTTGCGAAAGATTATATCTTTAACGACCTAGTTCGTGGCGAAGTCAAATTCCCATCTGATATGGTAGGTGACTTCGTGCTTCTTCGCTCTGGCAATATGCCCGTTTATAATTTCTGCTGCGTGGTTGACGATCATTTGATGAAAATCACCCATGTGTTTAGAGCCGAAGAACATCTTCCAAACACTCTTCGTCAGTTGATGATTTATGAAGCAATGGGATGGCAAACTCCAGAGTTTGGTCATATGGCCTTGATCTTAGATGAAGATCGCCAAAAACTTTCTAAACGCAAAGGTGCTGTGGCTTGCGGGATCTTAAAAGAAGAGGGTTATCTGAATTCAGCTATCTTGAATTTCATTGCTCTTCTAGGTTGGTCACATCCTGAAGGTAAAGAGATTATGACAGTTGATGATATGATTCAAGCATTTGATATTTCTCGTTTGAATCCGTCAGGTGCGATTTTTGACCGTGTGAAATTTAAATGGATGAATGCTATGCATTTAAGAGCTTTGCCAAATGCAGAGCTTTGGCAGCAGATTCAGCCGTTCTTAGCCCGCGAAAAAATGGAACTTCCCCAGGATCCTGCATGGCAAGATCGTTCGTTGAATCTATTTAAGCCGTACATGGAAACTTTGGTGGATGCGATTGAGCTATATAAGCCATTGAATGATAAATCCTATGTGATTCTTCCTGAGGCAGAGGAAACTTTGAAGTGGGAATCTACCAAAGCTGTTCTAGCTACTTGGCGTGATCTGATCGCCGCTCATCCTTCTGATTACTTAACTGAAGAAGAATTTTTAAAATTCCAAGATGAAGTTAAGAATAAAACGGGTGCAAAAGGCAAGAACCTTTTCATGCCGATTCGTGTGGCGGTTATCGGTAAACCTCACGGGGCTGAATTAAAAATTTTAGTTCCTTTGATTAAAAAACAATCCTTAGTGGCAAGAGCTCAACAAGCCTTGGCGCAAGCATAGGTGTCAGCAATGGCTTTAAAGATTTACAATTCGCAAAGTAGACAGCTTGAAGATTTCTCTCCGTTAACCCCGGGGAAAGTGACGATGTATGTCTGTGGGCCGACTGTTTACGATTTTTTGCATGTTGGAAATTTTCGTGGGCCGGTGTTTTTTAATTTAGTTCGTAACTGGTTAGAAAAGAGCGGCTATCAGGTAGCTTACGCCCTGAACTTTACCGACGTTGATGATAAAATCATTGCTCGCGCCAATGAGCGAGGTATGACTCCGCATGAACTGACAGAAAAATACATTGCGGAATATAAAAAAGACTTTGCCGATCTTGGTCTAAGACCCCACGATTTTAATCCGAAGGTCACAGAGCATATGGATGATATTCTTTCGATGGTTAAAACCTTGATTGAAAATAAAAAAGCCTATGCAGAACAAGGCGATGTTCTTTACTCTATCAAATCATTTGATGGATACGGCAAACTGAGCGGGCGAAATCCCGACGAGCTTTTAGCAGGTGCCCGGGTTGATGTGGATGAAAAAAAGCACAGTCCTTTGGACTTCGCTCTTTGGAAGAAGGCAAAACCGGGGGAAGAACAAGCATCGTGGAATTCCCCTTGGGGAGTAGGGCGCCCCGGTTGGCATATTGAATGTTCGGCGATGATTAAAAAGATTTTCGGTGATCAGATTGATATTCACGGTGGCGGAATGGATTTGATTTTCCCGCACCATGAAAATGAAATCGCACAAAGTGAAGGCTGTTCTGGCAAGCACTTCGTAAAATACTGGATGCATAATAATATGCTGAACTTTAGCGGTCAGAAGATGTCTAAGTCCGTGGGCAATCTGGTGACTATGCGCGAGTTCCTGCAAACCTATAATTCTGAAATTTATAAATGGATGATGTTATCAGTTCATTATCGTTCTACGAGTGAGTTTGGTGATGCGGCAATTGAAAGGACAGTGGGTAGTTTAGCCCGCGTCTATTCTGCACTATCTTTAGCTGAGACGTACTTAGCGCCTGAAGTAACTGTTCCCGATGCTGGATTTGAAAAAATCACGGCGGAAGCTTGGAAAAAAGTTGAGAGCGGTCTTAATGATGACTTCGGAACACCGGAAGTGTTTGCTGCGATCTTTGAAGTGGTTCGTCAGTTTAACAGCCAAGTTCGTCGTGGTATGAAATCAAATCCTGCAGTCCAGGCAAAAGCACTTTCATTTAGTAAATTTATTAAAGACGTCGGCGCTTTGATGAGCATGTTCCAAGAACCAGCTCATGATTTCTTAATTAAACTTGATGATATGCTTTTAAAGAAAATGGATTTGCAACGTGCTGATATTGATGCGTTGGTGGCTGAGCGTTCAGCGGCCCGCGATGCCAAAGACTTTGCAAAATCAGATGAGTATAGAAATAAACTTACGGGAATGGGTATTTCTGTAAGCGATACGGCGACGGGAAGCTTCTGGGAAGTGACTAAGTAGTTTTTTATTTTGAACTTAAAAGAAATGAAGAGCTTCGTTTTAGGAACGAAGCTCTGTTATTTTTAAAGACCTGTTAGGATTGAATTTAAATCAGGGCGTTTCGCGATTTGCGAACTGGCGTCTTGGGTTTTTCTGCTTACCACGCCGAACGGTAAGTTGCCCCACCACTTTTCAACGATACTACCATCGCTGCCGATGCTAGTTAGTTTGCACGTTTTATACATGCCAACAGACGTCGTAATATCTTCTAAGATTCCGCCTTTTTCCACGCAGCTTGCTAGGATTTCTTTATAGCGGTCTGGTGAATAAAGATCTTCAACCTCAGAGATTTTAGATGTGCGATCTTTGCCAATATCTGCTTCGTATTTGACGGTCCATTTACGAGTGTCTTTATTAAACGCCAAGACCTCTTTGGTAATTTTAATTTCTTCTTTGGTGCCGTCCACCATGTTCACGGTTCCGTTCCAGGTGACCTTGTCGCCGACAGTGGGATAAGCACTGGCATAGCTCGCGATAAATAGAATTAAAGCTGTGAATCCAAAACGCTTCATAGACTCCTCCTTCTAATCTTTTCGATCATGGCATAGGAAAGAGT
This is a stretch of genomic DNA from Bdellovibrio reynosensis. It encodes these proteins:
- the cysS gene encoding cysteine--tRNA ligase; this translates as MALKIYNSQSRQLEDFSPLTPGKVTMYVCGPTVYDFLHVGNFRGPVFFNLVRNWLEKSGYQVAYALNFTDVDDKIIARANERGMTPHELTEKYIAEYKKDFADLGLRPHDFNPKVTEHMDDILSMVKTLIENKKAYAEQGDVLYSIKSFDGYGKLSGRNPDELLAGARVDVDEKKHSPLDFALWKKAKPGEEQASWNSPWGVGRPGWHIECSAMIKKIFGDQIDIHGGGMDLIFPHHENEIAQSEGCSGKHFVKYWMHNNMLNFSGQKMSKSVGNLVTMREFLQTYNSEIYKWMMLSVHYRSTSEFGDAAIERTVGSLARVYSALSLAETYLAPEVTVPDAGFEKITAEAWKKVESGLNDDFGTPEVFAAIFEVVRQFNSQVRRGMKSNPAVQAKALSFSKFIKDVGALMSMFQEPAHDFLIKLDDMLLKKMDLQRADIDALVAERSAARDAKDFAKSDEYRNKLTGMGISVSDTATGSFWEVTK
- a CDS encoding CarD family transcriptional regulator, with amino-acid sequence MQTFNIGDNAVYPGYGVVKVVSIEAKEMLGTKVTFYNMQLVDTGLKIMIPTTNVKSAGLRPIISKAEANKVVGILKEKDIKIDNQTWNRRYREYMEKIKTGSVFEIAEVLRDLFLLKADKELSFGERKMLDSARSLLLKELTLATSQEELFKEEEVKAIFGITG
- the gltX gene encoding glutamate--tRNA ligase produces the protein MTSQISPHVRVRFAPSPTGYLHVGGARTALYNYLFAKKNKGEFILRIEDTDEARSTEESLRGVVDDLVWLNLLWNEGVDPVTLKDQGPLGPYRQSERLDIYKEVAETLLKQGKAYYCFMTEEEIEKQREEGKAAGTFAHLNSPYQDWSLEKALEHLKAGNKAVVRFKTKGLAKDYIFNDLVRGEVKFPSDMVGDFVLLRSGNMPVYNFCCVVDDHLMKITHVFRAEEHLPNTLRQLMIYEAMGWQTPEFGHMALILDEDRQKLSKRKGAVACGILKEEGYLNSAILNFIALLGWSHPEGKEIMTVDDMIQAFDISRLNPSGAIFDRVKFKWMNAMHLRALPNAELWQQIQPFLAREKMELPQDPAWQDRSLNLFKPYMETLVDAIELYKPLNDKSYVILPEAEETLKWESTKAVLATWRDLIAAHPSDYLTEEEFLKFQDEVKNKTGAKGKNLFMPIRVAVIGKPHGAELKILVPLIKKQSLVARAQQALAQA
- a CDS encoding S8 family serine peptidase → MIQLVKNFTVTTAVAVLSVSAASAGTVLKLNAGAIDTTKISNNYAASWMMEAQPTEYIVQFKKAITEADKAKLKAQFEVFGYLPDDALVVRSTYAQLISYKNSNAEVQAVVKYSPAYKVSRDFDAASVFNKDVLESVVVKTFKASETEQVAAKIAALNPQVELQVVDGKSILALIPRGSVVAVAAVSGVEHVQPNPQFESLHFAMDEDITGTVVATAAGDYTDLKGDETGTRVMKFDAAWSQGFTGRGQTVSMADTGLDSGNIATIHQDFAGQVISGYPFGLWSKTWDDPMGHGTHVAGSVMGNGKASRGLLKGGAYDANMVAEGMWSPMLKNLSVPSKLGDLFAKAYADGARVHTNSWGGARTFGAYDAFAIQVDEWTAANPDMLVLFAAGNSGADKNKDGRIDANSMASPGTAKNVLTVGASENKTTSGGIQVPISKLRAAKDEWPAEPIYSDYISNNENGVAMFSSRGPTVDGRIKPDIVAPGTNILSVRAQTNGASELWGAYNKDYAWSGGTSMATPLTAGAVAIARQVLIEKHGIQNPSAALMKATMIHTAVDMYPGQFGEIGASRGQELLTRRPNSDEGYGRVDVSNIVNIGAETKLIDNRQGVAQGAEVVYEFTLAQTGSLYANLVWTDVAGSANAAQALVNDLDLVLTMPNGQTISMNDHINNLEMIEKSGLPAGTYKLAVKGNKIPQGKNGAQAYALVFTAK